In one window of Thermus aquaticus DNA:
- the asnS gene encoding asparagine--tRNA ligase, producing MRAFIEEIARHEGQEVELRGWVYGKRSKGKILFLILRDGTGFLQATVVKGEVPEEVFQRADHLPQETALKVWGLVRKDERAPGGYELAVRNLEVVSLPQGEYPIGPKEHGIDFLMDHRHLWLRHRRPFAVMRIRDELERGIHEFFGERGFLRFDAPILTPSAVEGTTDLFEVDLFDGEKAYLSQSGQLYAEAGAMAYAKVYTFGPTFRAERSKTRRHLLEFWMVEPEVAFMTHEENMALQEELVRYLVGRVLERRARELEMLERDPKALEPAAQGNYPRLTYKEAVALVNRLAEKDLEVPPLPYGEDFGAPHEAALSRQFDRPVFVERYPARIKAFYMEPDPEDPELVLNDDLLAPEGYGEIIGGSQRIHDLELLRRKIREFGLPEEVYEWYLDLRRFGSVPHSGFGLGLERTVAWICGLSHVREAIPFPRMYTRMRP from the coding sequence ATGCGGGCCTTCATTGAGGAGATCGCGCGCCACGAAGGGCAGGAAGTAGAGCTAAGGGGCTGGGTCTACGGAAAGCGCTCCAAGGGCAAGATCCTCTTCCTGATCCTCCGGGACGGGACCGGCTTCCTGCAGGCCACGGTGGTCAAAGGGGAGGTCCCCGAGGAGGTCTTCCAAAGGGCCGACCACCTGCCCCAGGAGACCGCCCTCAAGGTGTGGGGCCTGGTGCGGAAGGACGAACGCGCCCCCGGGGGGTACGAGCTTGCCGTACGGAACCTGGAGGTGGTGAGCCTCCCCCAGGGGGAGTACCCCATCGGCCCCAAGGAGCACGGCATTGACTTCCTCATGGACCACCGCCACCTCTGGCTCCGCCACCGCAGGCCCTTCGCCGTCATGCGCATCCGGGACGAGCTAGAACGGGGCATCCACGAGTTCTTCGGCGAGCGGGGCTTCCTGCGCTTTGACGCCCCCATCCTGACCCCCAGCGCCGTGGAGGGCACCACCGACCTCTTTGAGGTGGACCTTTTTGACGGAGAGAAGGCCTACCTCTCCCAGTCGGGCCAGCTCTACGCCGAGGCCGGGGCCATGGCCTACGCCAAGGTCTACACCTTCGGCCCCACCTTCCGGGCGGAAAGGAGCAAGACCCGGCGCCACCTCCTGGAGTTCTGGATGGTGGAGCCCGAGGTGGCCTTCATGACCCACGAGGAGAACATGGCTCTCCAGGAGGAGCTTGTGCGCTACCTGGTGGGCCGGGTCCTGGAACGGCGGGCCAGGGAGCTGGAGATGCTGGAGCGGGACCCCAAGGCCCTGGAACCCGCCGCCCAGGGCAACTACCCCCGCCTCACCTACAAGGAGGCCGTGGCCCTGGTGAACCGCCTGGCCGAGAAGGACCTCGAGGTCCCCCCCCTCCCCTACGGCGAGGACTTCGGGGCCCCCCACGAGGCCGCCCTCAGCCGCCAGTTTGACCGCCCGGTTTTCGTGGAGCGCTACCCCGCCCGCATCAAGGCCTTTTACATGGAGCCGGATCCCGAAGACCCCGAGCTGGTCCTCAACGACGACCTCCTGGCCCCCGAGGGCTACGGGGAGATCATCGGGGGAAGCCAGAGGATCCACGACCTGGAGCTTTTGCGGCGCAAGATCCGGGAGTTTGGCCTCCCCGAGGAGGTCTACGAGTGGTACCTGGACCTCCGCCGCTTCGGGAGCGTCCCCCACTCGGGCTTCGGCCTGGGGCTTGAGCGCACCGTGGCCTGGATCTGCGGCCTCAGCCACGTGCGGGAGGCCATCCCCTTCCCCAGGATGTACACCCGCATGCGCCCCTGA
- the hisS gene encoding histidine--tRNA ligase produces MAVRGTKDLFGRELRLHQRIVETARRVLEAAGALELITPIFEETQVFEKGVGAATDIVRKEMFTFQDRGGRSLTLRPEGTASMVRAYLEHGMKVWPQPVRLWMAGPMFRAERPQKGRYRQFHQVNYEALGSESPILDAEAIVLLYDSLRELGLRRLSVKLSSVGDPEDRARYNAYLREVLTPYKEALSEDSQERLVLNPMRILDSKSEKDQALLRELGVKPLLDFLGEAARAHLKAVERHLSRLGVPYELEPTLVRGLDYYVRTAFEVHHQEIGAQSALGGGGRYDGLSELLGGPRVPGVGFAFGVERVALALEAEGFALPEEKGPDLYLIPLLEEAVDEAFYVAETLRPRLRVEYALGPKKPGKGLEEALKRGAAFAGFLGEEELKAGELTLKRLATGEQVRLPYREVAGFLLSTPG; encoded by the coding sequence ATGGCCGTCCGGGGCACCAAGGACCTTTTCGGCAGGGAGCTCAGGCTTCACCAGCGCATCGTGGAAACCGCCAGGAGGGTTTTGGAGGCGGCGGGGGCCCTAGAGCTCATCACCCCCATCTTTGAGGAGACCCAGGTCTTTGAAAAGGGCGTGGGAGCGGCCACCGACATCGTGCGCAAGGAGATGTTCACCTTCCAGGACCGGGGCGGGCGCTCCCTTACCCTACGCCCCGAGGGCACCGCCAGTATGGTGCGGGCCTACCTGGAGCACGGCATGAAGGTCTGGCCCCAGCCCGTTAGGCTCTGGATGGCCGGGCCCATGTTCCGGGCGGAAAGGCCCCAGAAGGGGCGCTACCGCCAGTTCCACCAGGTGAACTACGAGGCCTTAGGCTCGGAAAGCCCCATCCTGGACGCCGAGGCCATCGTCCTCCTCTACGACTCCCTGAGGGAGCTGGGCCTGAGGCGGCTTTCCGTCAAGCTCTCCTCCGTGGGGGACCCCGAGGACCGGGCCCGCTACAACGCCTATCTGCGGGAGGTCCTCACGCCCTACAAGGAGGCCCTCTCCGAGGACTCCCAAGAGCGGCTTGTCCTCAACCCCATGCGCATCCTGGACTCTAAAAGCGAGAAGGACCAGGCCCTCCTCCGGGAGCTTGGCGTCAAGCCCCTGCTGGACTTCCTGGGGGAGGCGGCCCGGGCCCACCTGAAGGCGGTGGAGCGCCACCTCTCCCGCCTTGGGGTGCCCTACGAGCTGGAGCCCACCCTGGTGCGGGGGCTGGACTACTACGTGCGCACCGCCTTTGAGGTCCACCACCAGGAGATCGGGGCCCAGTCGGCCCTGGGGGGCGGGGGGCGGTACGACGGCCTCTCCGAGCTTCTAGGCGGCCCCCGGGTGCCGGGGGTGGGCTTCGCCTTTGGCGTGGAGCGGGTGGCCTTGGCCCTCGAGGCCGAGGGTTTCGCCCTCCCCGAGGAGAAGGGCCCCGACCTCTACCTGATCCCCCTCCTGGAGGAGGCCGTGGACGAGGCCTTTTACGTGGCCGAGACCCTGAGGCCAAGGCTCAGGGTGGAGTACGCCCTCGGCCCCAAAAAGCCCGGCAAGGGACTGGAGGAGGCCCTGAAGCGGGGGGCCGCCTTCGCCGGGTTTTTGGGGGAGGAGGAGCTTAAGGCGGGGGAGCTCACCTTAAAGCGCCTGGCCACCGGGGAGCAGGTGCGCCTACCCTACCGGGAGGTGGCGGGCTTCCTCCTTTCCACCCCAGGATGA
- the pdxT gene encoding pyridoxal 5'-phosphate synthase glutaminase subunit PdxT — translation MRGVVGVLALQGDFREHKEALRRLGVEAKEVRKPEHLLGLKALIVPGGESTTIGKLAREYGLEEAVRRRVEEGSLALFGTCAGAIWMAKEILGYPEQPRLGVLDVAVERNAFGRQVESFQEEVQVKGLGPFPGVFIRAPVFRRLGEGVEVLAELGGLPVLVRQGRLLASSFHPELTEDARLHRLFLELAGV, via the coding sequence ATGAGGGGCGTGGTCGGCGTCTTGGCCCTACAGGGGGATTTCCGCGAGCACAAGGAGGCCCTCAGGCGGCTTGGGGTGGAGGCCAAAGAGGTTCGCAAGCCCGAGCACCTTCTGGGCCTTAAGGCCCTCATCGTCCCCGGCGGGGAGTCCACCACCATCGGCAAACTGGCCCGGGAGTACGGCCTCGAGGAGGCGGTGCGGCGGCGGGTGGAGGAGGGGAGCCTGGCCCTCTTTGGCACCTGCGCCGGGGCCATCTGGATGGCCAAGGAGATCTTGGGCTACCCCGAGCAGCCTCGCCTTGGGGTCCTGGACGTGGCCGTGGAGCGGAACGCCTTCGGCAGGCAGGTGGAGAGCTTCCAGGAGGAGGTGCAGGTGAAGGGCCTCGGTCCCTTCCCTGGGGTCTTCATCCGGGCCCCCGTCTTCCGCAGGCTAGGGGAGGGGGTGGAGGTCCTGGCGGAGCTTGGGGGCCTTCCCGTCCTGGTGCGCCAGGGAAGGCTTCTTGCCAGCAGCTTCCACCCCGAGCTCACGGAGGACGCCCGCCTTCACCGCCTCTTTCTGGAGCTGGCAGGGGTCTAG
- a CDS encoding PhzF family phenazine biosynthesis protein — translation MARIPYVLVDAFASAPGAGNRVAIVLDARGMAPEEMARVAAHLGEPETAFLTERQGTAFGVRFFTPSGEVEFSGHAALALGLTLVRLGLAPEGTTRLYLHTPTEALPVEVIYEEGEPKKAWVRGPTPRFRDLPPFTLLKEALEALGTNERYLHRGLPYGIAFTGLWSLFVPLVAPGVVDALEPEMPALQEVSRKLEVATVHAYAPMGPRSFYARDFAPLLGIPEDPVTGSANAALGALLARSGVVPRREGEVRLTIYQGHRLGNPGVVEVLVEYSPTGLPYAVKIGGEAVIVASGEL, via the coding sequence ATGGCTAGGATTCCTTACGTGCTGGTAGACGCCTTCGCCTCCGCCCCCGGGGCGGGGAACCGGGTGGCCATCGTCCTGGACGCCCGGGGCATGGCCCCTGAGGAGATGGCCAGGGTGGCGGCCCACCTGGGGGAGCCCGAGACGGCCTTCCTGACCGAGCGCCAGGGGACGGCCTTCGGGGTGCGCTTCTTCACCCCTTCCGGCGAGGTGGAGTTTTCCGGCCACGCCGCTTTGGCCTTGGGCCTCACCCTGGTGCGGCTGGGCCTGGCCCCGGAGGGGACGACCCGCCTCTACCTCCACACCCCCACCGAGGCCCTGCCCGTGGAGGTGATCTATGAGGAAGGGGAGCCCAAAAAGGCCTGGGTCCGGGGCCCCACCCCCCGCTTCCGGGACCTGCCCCCCTTCACCCTCCTGAAGGAGGCCCTCGAGGCCCTGGGCACCAATGAGCGCTACCTGCACCGGGGCCTCCCCTACGGCATCGCCTTCACCGGCCTCTGGAGCCTCTTCGTGCCCCTCGTCGCCCCCGGGGTGGTGGACGCGCTGGAACCGGAGATGCCGGCTTTGCAGGAGGTCTCCCGCAAGCTGGAGGTGGCCACGGTCCACGCCTACGCCCCCATGGGGCCCCGGAGCTTTTACGCCCGGGACTTTGCCCCCCTCCTGGGCATCCCCGAGGACCCGGTGACGGGCTCGGCCAACGCCGCCTTAGGGGCCCTCCTGGCCCGCTCCGGGGTGGTCCCCAGGCGGGAGGGCGAGGTGCGCCTCACCATCTACCAGGGGCACCGCCTGGGCAACCCCGGGGTGGTGGAGGTCCTGGTGGAGTACAGCCCCACAGGCCTCCCCTACGCGGTAAAAATCGGCGGGGAGGCGGTCATCGTGGCCTCGGGAGAGCTTTGA
- the uvsE gene encoding UV DNA damage repair endonuclease UvsE has translation MIRLGYPCENLTLRASTNHTLRLASLSEERARAKAAENLADLERILRWNPKEGFHLFRIGQHLIPFASHPAFPYDWERAHGAELARLGALARALGQRLSMHPGQYVNPGSPSPKVVERSLAELRYSARVLSLLQAEEGVLVLHLGGAYGDRRRALRRFVENLRGEGEVLRYLALENDERLWSVEEVLEAAEALGVGVVVDALHHALNPGRLSLKEALALAFSTWRGRPKVHLSSQDPGKRPGAHAFFVAREDWERLLGALPGPADLMLEAKGKERALEPVLDKRGA, from the coding sequence GTGATCCGGCTGGGCTATCCCTGCGAGAACCTGACCCTCAGGGCCAGCACCAACCACACCCTGCGCCTGGCCTCGCTTTCGGAGGAGCGGGCCCGGGCCAAGGCGGCCGAGAACCTGGCCGATCTGGAGAGGATCCTCCGCTGGAACCCAAAGGAGGGCTTCCACCTCTTCCGCATTGGCCAGCACCTGATCCCCTTCGCCTCCCACCCCGCCTTCCCCTACGACTGGGAGCGGGCCCATGGGGCGGAGCTCGCCCGTCTGGGGGCCCTGGCCCGGGCTCTGGGCCAGCGGCTTTCCATGCACCCCGGCCAGTACGTGAACCCGGGAAGCCCAAGCCCAAAGGTGGTGGAGCGCTCCCTGGCGGAGCTCCGCTACTCGGCCCGGGTCCTGAGCCTCCTCCAGGCCGAGGAAGGGGTTTTGGTCCTCCACCTGGGCGGGGCCTACGGGGACCGGAGGCGGGCCCTCAGGCGCTTTGTGGAAAACCTCCGGGGAGAGGGCGAGGTCCTCCGCTACCTGGCCCTGGAAAACGACGAGAGGCTCTGGAGTGTGGAGGAGGTCCTGGAAGCGGCCGAGGCCCTGGGGGTGGGGGTGGTGGTGGACGCCCTCCACCACGCCTTAAACCCCGGGCGGCTTTCCCTGAAGGAGGCCCTGGCCTTGGCCTTTTCCACCTGGAGGGGCCGGCCCAAGGTCCACCTCTCCAGCCAGGACCCTGGCAAGCGCCCCGGGGCCCACGCCTTCTTCGTGGCCCGGGAGGACTGGGAGAGGCTCCTTGGGGCCTTGCCCGGCCCCGCCGACCTCATGCTGGAGGCCAAGGGGAAGGAGAGGGCCTTAGAGCCCGTCCTTGACAAGAGGGGGGCCTAG
- a CDS encoding HAD family hydrolase produces MGGHSAVKLVLVDVDGTLVGKDGVPPCVWPRVEALRAKGVRLSLITGRPGRGETLGYARRLDPTGLHVFESGAVVLALSQDPHGPPATPVHLAALLEEAAQEAIRLARR; encoded by the coding sequence ATGGGCGGCCACTCAGCGGTCAAGCTGGTCTTGGTGGACGTGGACGGCACCCTGGTGGGGAAGGACGGGGTGCCCCCTTGCGTCTGGCCCAGGGTGGAGGCCCTGAGGGCCAAAGGGGTTCGCCTGAGCCTCATCACCGGGAGGCCGGGCCGGGGCGAGACCTTGGGCTACGCCCGGCGGCTAGACCCCACGGGCCTCCACGTCTTTGAGTCGGGGGCCGTGGTCCTGGCCCTTTCCCAAGACCCCCACGGCCCCCCCGCCACCCCCGTCCACCTGGCCGCCCTGCTGGAAGAGGCGGCCCAAGAGGCCATCCGCCTGGCCCGGCGGC
- a CDS encoding HAD family hydrolase, with the protein AALLEEAAQEAIRLARRLGLPLEGYTAQGGFYVEGDSPLLQAHQDLLGLKAEGADLLRLEEPLVRLQVLAGPEAPLGALLDALPPGLTYHVAESPKMPGVRFVSLTKAGVSKLSAARLVAEAYGLSLAECAMVGDGENDLELIRAVGLGVAMGNAPESVKRAAKRVVAPVEACGLGEALDLLG; encoded by the coding sequence TGGCCGCCCTGCTGGAAGAGGCGGCCCAAGAGGCCATCCGCCTGGCCCGGCGGCTCGGCCTGCCCCTCGAGGGCTACACCGCCCAGGGGGGCTTCTACGTGGAGGGCGATAGCCCCCTCCTTCAAGCCCACCAGGACCTTCTGGGCCTAAAGGCGGAAGGGGCGGACCTCTTAAGGCTAGAAGAGCCCCTGGTCCGCCTCCAGGTCCTAGCCGGTCCCGAAGCCCCCTTGGGCGCCCTTTTGGATGCCCTCCCCCCCGGCCTCACCTACCACGTGGCCGAAAGCCCCAAGATGCCCGGGGTGCGCTTCGTCTCCCTCACCAAAGCGGGCGTGAGCAAGCTCTCCGCCGCCCGCCTGGTGGCCGAGGCCTACGGCCTCTCCCTGGCGGAGTGCGCCATGGTGGGGGATGGGGAGAACGACCTGGAGCTGATCCGGGCCGTGGGCCTGGGCGTGGCCATGGGGAACGCCCCGGAAAGCGTGAAGCGGGCCGCCAAGCGGGTGGTGGCCCCGGTGGAGGCCTGCGGCCTGGGGGAGGCCCTGGACCTCCTGGGGTAG
- a CDS encoding YceI family protein produces MRRILFLFIFLLIAQAQAPYAVEGLARYRGYYPLGSWEGKNPTAQGEVVWDGLERASGKVCLRQEAWDSGNGERDKKALEILKAKEYPLACLYPRRAYRDGASFVVEGELEMAGRRRPVRVLGELSGGPGAFRFRGAFTTRFSDWGFERPRFLFLEVRDEVEVFLEAEVRR; encoded by the coding sequence TTTCCTGTTCATTTTCCTGCTTATAGCCCAGGCCCAGGCCCCCTACGCCGTGGAGGGCCTGGCCCGCTACCGGGGCTACTACCCCTTGGGAAGCTGGGAGGGTAAAAACCCCACCGCCCAAGGGGAGGTGGTCTGGGACGGCCTGGAGAGGGCCTCTGGGAAGGTGTGCCTCCGGCAGGAGGCCTGGGACTCGGGCAATGGCGAGCGGGACAAGAAGGCCCTGGAGATCCTGAAGGCCAAGGAGTACCCCCTGGCCTGCCTCTACCCCAGGCGGGCCTACCGGGACGGGGCCTCCTTCGTGGTGGAGGGGGAGCTGGAGATGGCGGGGAGGCGGAGGCCGGTGAGGGTTCTGGGGGAGCTTTCCGGAGGCCCCGGGGCCTTCCGCTTCCGGGGGGCCTTCACGACCCGCTTCTCCGACTGGGGGTTTGAACGGCCCCGCTTCCTCTTCCTCGAGGTCCGGGACGAGGTGGAGGTCTTCCTGGAGGCTGAGGTCCGGCGGTGA
- the aspS gene encoding aspartate--tRNA ligase, which translates to MRRTHYAGSLREEHAGQEVVLEGWVNRRRDLGGLIFIDLRDREGVVQLVAHPQSPAYAVAERVRSEWVVRAKGLVRLRPEPNPRLATGAVEVELTSLEVLAEAKTPPFPVDAGWRGEEEKEAGEELRLKYRYLDLRRRRMQENLRLRHRVIKAIWDYLDREGFIQVETPFLTKSTPEGARDFLVPYRQEPGLFYALPQSPQLFKQMLMVAGFDRYFQIARCFRDEDLRADRQPDFTQMDLEMSFVEVEDILTLNEGLMAHVFREALGVELPLPFPRLSYEEAMERFGSDKPDLRFGLELKEVGPLFRESPFDLFRQAERVKALRVPKALSRKEIAFLEEEAKRRGAGGLAWARVEAEGFSGGVAKYLEPVRGALLQITEAQPGDTLLFAAGPFKVAAEAMGAVRLLLADLLALKREGFRFLWVVDFPLLEWDGERSGWTYMHHPFTSPHPEDLPLLESDPGRVRALAYDLVLNGVEVGGGSIRIHDPLLQAKVFALLGIGEEEQKEKFGFFLEALAYGAPPHGGIAWGLDRLLAMMTGSPSIREVIAFPKNKEGKDPLTGAPSPVSEEQLRELGLMVSRHG; encoded by the coding sequence ATGCGCCGCACCCACTACGCCGGGAGCCTCAGGGAAGAACACGCGGGGCAGGAGGTGGTCCTCGAGGGCTGGGTCAACCGCCGCCGGGACCTAGGCGGGCTGATCTTCATAGACCTGCGGGACCGGGAGGGCGTGGTCCAGCTCGTGGCCCACCCCCAAAGCCCCGCCTACGCCGTGGCGGAAAGGGTGCGCTCGGAGTGGGTGGTGCGGGCCAAGGGCCTGGTGCGCCTCCGCCCCGAGCCCAACCCCCGCCTGGCCACGGGGGCCGTGGAGGTGGAGCTCACCTCCTTGGAGGTCCTGGCCGAGGCCAAAACCCCGCCCTTCCCCGTGGACGCCGGCTGGCGGGGGGAGGAGGAGAAGGAGGCGGGGGAGGAGCTCCGCCTCAAGTACCGCTACCTGGACCTGCGCCGGAGGAGGATGCAGGAAAACCTCCGCCTCCGGCACCGGGTCATCAAGGCCATCTGGGACTACCTGGACCGGGAGGGCTTCATCCAGGTGGAGACCCCCTTTCTCACCAAAAGCACCCCGGAAGGGGCCCGGGACTTCCTGGTCCCCTACCGCCAGGAGCCCGGCCTCTTCTACGCCCTGCCCCAGTCCCCCCAGCTTTTCAAGCAGATGCTGATGGTGGCGGGCTTTGACCGCTATTTCCAGATCGCCCGCTGCTTCCGGGACGAGGACCTGAGAGCGGACCGCCAGCCCGACTTCACCCAGATGGACCTGGAGATGAGCTTCGTGGAGGTGGAGGACATCCTCACCCTCAACGAAGGCCTCATGGCCCACGTCTTCCGCGAGGCCCTGGGCGTGGAGCTTCCCCTCCCCTTCCCCCGCCTCTCCTACGAGGAGGCCATGGAGCGCTTTGGCTCCGACAAGCCCGACCTCCGCTTTGGCCTAGAGCTCAAGGAGGTGGGCCCCCTCTTCCGGGAAAGCCCCTTTGACCTCTTCCGCCAGGCGGAAAGGGTCAAGGCCCTGAGGGTGCCCAAGGCCCTCTCCCGCAAGGAGATCGCCTTCTTGGAGGAGGAGGCCAAGCGCCGGGGGGCGGGGGGCCTGGCCTGGGCCCGGGTGGAGGCGGAGGGGTTCTCCGGCGGGGTGGCCAAATACCTGGAGCCCGTGCGGGGGGCCCTGCTCCAGATCACGGAAGCCCAGCCTGGGGACACGCTTCTCTTCGCGGCCGGGCCCTTCAAGGTGGCCGCGGAGGCCATGGGGGCGGTGCGCCTCCTCCTGGCCGACCTCTTGGCGCTCAAGCGGGAGGGGTTCCGCTTCCTGTGGGTGGTGGACTTCCCCCTCCTGGAGTGGGACGGGGAGCGGAGCGGGTGGACCTACATGCACCACCCCTTCACCAGCCCCCACCCCGAGGACCTGCCCCTCCTGGAAAGCGACCCGGGCAGGGTTCGGGCCCTGGCCTACGACCTGGTGCTCAATGGGGTGGAGGTGGGCGGGGGGTCCATCCGCATCCACGACCCCCTGCTCCAGGCCAAGGTCTTCGCCCTTCTGGGGATCGGCGAGGAGGAGCAGAAGGAGAAGTTCGGCTTCTTTCTGGAGGCCCTCGCCTACGGGGCCCCGCCCCACGGGGGCATCGCCTGGGGCCTGGACCGCCTCCTGGCCATGATGACGGGTAGCCCCTCCATCCGGGAGGTCATCGCCTTCCCCAAGAACAAGGAGGGCAAGGACCCCCTCACCGGGGCCCCGAGCCCGGTTTCAGAGGAGCAGCTTCGCGAACTGGGGCTGATGGTGAGCCGCCATGGCTAG
- a CDS encoding HAD family hydrolase: GVPPCVWPRVEALRAKGVRLSLITGRPGRGETLGYARRLDPTGLHVFESGAVVLALSQDPHGPPATPVHVAALLEEAAQEAIRLARRLGLPLEGYTAQGGFYVEGDSPLLQAHQDLLGLKAEGADLLRLEEPLVRLQVLAGPEAPLGALLDALP, from the coding sequence ACGGGGTGCCCCCTTGCGTCTGGCCCAGGGTGGAGGCCCTGAGGGCCAAAGGGGTTCGCCTGAGCCTCATCACCGGGAGGCCGGGCCGGGGCGAGACCTTGGGCTACGCCCGGCGGCTAGACCCCACGGGCCTCCACGTCTTTGAGTCGGGGGCCGTGGTCCTGGCCCTTTCCCAAGACCCCCACGGCCCCCCCGCCACCCCGGTCCACGTGGCCGCCCTGCTGGAAGAGGCGGCCCAAGAGGCCATCCGCCTGGCCCGGCGGCTCGGCCTGCCCCTCGAGGGCTACACCGCCCAGGGGGGCTTCTACGTGGAGGGCGATAGCCCCCTCCTTCAAGCCCACCAGGACCTTCTGGGCCTAAAGGCGGAAGGGGCGGACCTCTTAAGGCTAGAAGAGCCCCTGGTCCGCCTCCAGGTCCTAGCCGGTCCCGAAGCCCCCTTGGGCGCCCTTTTGGATGCCCTCCCCC